The following are encoded together in the Lathyrus oleraceus cultivar Zhongwan6 chromosome 3, CAAS_Psat_ZW6_1.0, whole genome shotgun sequence genome:
- the LOC127129825 gene encoding uncharacterized protein LOC127129825, translating to MASANNDRVFKDGGSSNKPPLFSGQYFDFWKIRMKAHFEAQGSDIWEAVQNCPFIPTTVVNGASSTKPQGSWDDDDKKRVLYDKKAVNILQSALGMDEFFRVSTCTTTKEIWDTLVETHEGTAEVKRSRLNTSLTREWQPKVTAISEKKSLSTMTSATLFGKLQEYETELGLLEKHEVQEKKSKSIALKVDSKVVKKEDNPEEDEKFMLLVKRLGKYFGAKNNIGNSSYTRRKKFSKNKEREASTSNEDITCYECGKQGHIKPECPKLAKNRDNKGKRDYNKKAYIAWDDNEISSSSDSDSDQSANLALMASHHSDNEDDEKTPYELFKGRKPNISFFHIFGCKCFVLNNDKDNLGKFDEKSDEEDIVASDSDDDLVDSSKEDTSKYLIEIQEEKQEEHHDEPIQQKSTNNDLPKEWRTHRDHPIDKVIGDISQGKVDKTLFIKKDKGDTLLVHVYVDDIIFGSTNKDLCEKFSLMMQGEFEMSMMGKMNYFLGLQIKQLKDGIFINQYKYCKELLKRFETDTCKTMATPMGFGTYVDQDESGISIDVTKYRESQLSG from the exons ATGGCTTCCGCAAACAATGATCGTGTATTTAAAGATGGTGGTAGTAGTAACAAGCCTCCTTTGTTTTCCGGTCAATATTTCGACTTTTGGAAAATCCGTATGAAGGCACATTTTGAAGCACAAGGAAGTGACATATGGGAGGCGGTTCAAAATTGTCCTTTTATTCCTACAACGGTTGTCAACGGTGCTAGTTCAACAAAGCCACAAGGATCATGGGATGATGATGATAAGAAAAGGGTTCTCTATGATAAAAAGGCGGTTAATATTTTACAAAGTGCACTTGGAATGGATGAATTCTTCCGCGTCTCAACATGTACAACGACAAAGGAAATATGGGATACTCTTGTAGAAACTCACGAAGGAACGGCCGAAGTCAAGAGATCTAGATTGAACAC GTCTTTAACAAGAGAATGGCAACCCAAAGTGACGGCGATTTCCGAAAAGAAAAGTTTATCAACAATGACATCCGCTACTTTATTCGGAAAGCTTCAAGAATATGAGACGGAACTTGGACTATTGGAGAAACATGAGGTCCAAGAGAAGAAATCCAAGAGCATTGCCTTAAAAGTTGATTCCAAAGTTGTGAAGAAAGAAGACAATCCCGAAGAGGACGAAAAATTTATGCTTCTTGTAAAAAGACTAGGAAAATATTTTGGTGCAAAAAATAATATTGGAAACTCTAGTTACACAAGAAGAAAGAAGTTCTCAAAGAACAAAGAAAGAGAAGCATCAACATCCAATGAAGACATTACATGCTATGAATGTGGAAAACAAGGCCACATCAAACCGGAATGTCCCAAACTCGCAAAGAATCGTGACAACAAAGGAAAGAGGGATTACAATAAGAAGGCCTACATTGCTTGGGATGACAATGAAATAAGTTCTTCATCGGATTCCGATAGTGATCAAAGCGCAAATCTAGCATTGATGGCATCACATCATTCCGACAATGAAGACGATGAG AAAACCCCTTATGAACTTTTCAAAGGGAGAAAACCAAATATTTCTTTCTTTCATATTTTCGGGTGTAAGTGTTTTGTCCTCAACAACgacaaagacaaccttggtaagtttgACGAGAAATCCGATGAAG aggataTTGTTGCAAGTGATAGTGATGATGATCTTGTAGATAGTTCCAAAGAAGATACTTCTAAATACTTGATTGAAATTCAAGAAGAAAAACAAGAAGAACATCATGATGAACCgattcaacaaaagtcaaccaacaatGATCTTCCAAAAGAATGGAGAACACATAGAGATCACCCAATCGACAAAGTCATTGGAGATATTAGCCAAG GCAaggttgacaagactttgttcatcAAGAAAGATAAAGGTGATACTTTACTAGTTCAcgtctatgttgatgatattatttttggttcaactaacaaAGATCTATGCGAGAAATTCTCATTGATGATGCAAGGAGAGTTTGAAATGTCCATGATGGGAAAGATGAACTACTTTCTtggacttcaaatcaagcaatTAAAAGATGGCATCTTTATCAATCAATACAAATATTGCAAAGAATTATTGAAAAGGTTTGAAACGGATACTTGTAAGACAATGGCTACACCTATGGGCTTCGGTACAtatgttgatcaagacgaatcCGGAATATCAATTGATGTTAcaaagtatcgag AATCTCAA CTGAGTGGATAG